A window of Streptomyces gilvosporeus contains these coding sequences:
- a CDS encoding FAD-dependent oxidoreductase, with amino-acid sequence MTTTPRIAIVGAGPGGLLCARVLQRHGIPVTVFDRDAYAEDRLQGGALGLHEDTGQVALSAAGLDREFAAVARPEGQEMRLLDHTGTLLFRHRPEAGEESRPEVDRGELRRLLLDALAPGTVRWGRYLRTLHPLGGGPHRAEFDDGPDETFDLVIGADGAWSRVRPLLSDDTPHYCGVTFVETGFADADRGHPDVARLVGDGGMVAAYDNRALLARRTGSGRIRVYAAFRGSEDWALEEGVDLADPEAVRAALLRRFSGWDDRLLALLRDSGTGFVNRPLYALPVPHAWIHTPGLTLLGDAAHLMPPFSGRGANLAMLDGCELARSLARHADADEAVRAYEAVMLPRAAAAAEGAARGLDDVVAADAPRGSLRHLARHH; translated from the coding sequence ATGACGACCACCCCCCGTATCGCGATCGTCGGCGCCGGCCCCGGCGGGCTGCTCTGCGCCCGGGTTCTCCAGCGGCACGGCATCCCCGTCACCGTCTTCGACCGCGATGCGTACGCCGAGGACCGCCTCCAGGGGGGCGCCCTCGGTCTGCACGAGGACACCGGCCAAGTGGCCCTGAGTGCAGCGGGACTGGATCGGGAGTTCGCCGCCGTGGCTCGCCCCGAGGGGCAGGAGATGCGGCTGCTGGACCACACCGGCACGCTGCTCTTCCGGCACCGCCCGGAGGCCGGCGAGGAGAGCAGGCCCGAGGTCGACCGCGGTGAACTGCGCCGCCTGCTGCTGGATGCGCTCGCGCCCGGCACCGTCCGCTGGGGCCGCTATCTGCGCACCCTCCACCCGCTCGGCGGCGGCCCGCACCGAGCCGAGTTCGACGACGGCCCGGACGAGACCTTCGACCTGGTCATCGGCGCCGACGGGGCCTGGTCGCGGGTGCGTCCGCTGCTCTCGGACGACACCCCGCACTACTGCGGCGTCACCTTCGTCGAGACCGGATTCGCCGACGCCGACCGCGGTCACCCGGACGTCGCCCGCCTCGTCGGCGACGGCGGCATGGTGGCCGCGTACGACAACAGGGCCCTGCTCGCCCGGCGCACCGGCAGCGGCCGGATCCGCGTGTACGCGGCCTTCCGGGGCTCCGAGGACTGGGCGCTGGAGGAGGGGGTGGACCTCGCCGACCCCGAAGCGGTACGGGCCGCGCTGCTCCGGCGTTTCTCCGGCTGGGACGACCGGCTGCTGGCGCTGCTGCGCGACAGCGGCACCGGGTTCGTCAACCGCCCGCTGTATGCGCTGCCGGTGCCCCACGCCTGGATCCACACCCCGGGCCTGACGCTGCTGGGTGATGCCGCGCATCTGATGCCGCCGTTCTCCGGGAGGGGCGCCAACCTCGCCATGCTCGACGGCTGTGAACTGGCCCGGTCCCTCGCCCGGCACGCCGATGCGGACGAGGCCGTGCGCGCGTACGAGGCCGTCATGCTGCCCCGCGCCGCCGCGGCCGCCGAGGGTGCCGCACGCGGTCTGGACGACGTCGTCGCCGCGGATGC
- a CDS encoding FecCD family ABC transporter permease produces MTDVLRPAPPTAVRRRAVRRTPLLTLGTALVLLVLVTVSVSTGDMPLAPLDALRGLFGLGDTATVLIVQEFRAPRMAAALLAGAGLAVAGALLQRLFRNPLASPDVMGVTGGASFGAVVMLAAGASQALMPLAALGGGLLAAVLLGLLGWRSGTSVTRLVLVGLAVQAGLTAAVNFMVVRFPTELAGSALQWTTGSVYGRTWTEVWAAGGAVAVALVAAFALHRRLAVLDLGDDSAGALGLNTDAARLQVLVTAVVLASVAAALAGPVAFVALAVPHLVRFLAGPPTPGTLALSGLAGAALLLASDLVAQHLLPISGLPVGVVTATLGAPWLLVLMIRQSSSLNRSVR; encoded by the coding sequence ATGACCGACGTCCTGCGTCCCGCCCCGCCGACCGCCGTGCGCCGGCGCGCGGTTCGCCGTACACCGCTGCTCACCCTCGGCACCGCCTTGGTGCTGCTCGTCCTGGTGACGGTGTCGGTGTCCACCGGCGATATGCCGCTGGCGCCGCTCGATGCGCTGCGGGGACTGTTCGGGCTGGGCGATACGGCCACCGTGCTGATCGTCCAGGAGTTCCGCGCCCCGCGGATGGCCGCCGCACTCCTCGCGGGGGCCGGCCTCGCGGTGGCCGGTGCGCTGCTGCAACGGCTGTTCCGCAATCCGCTCGCCTCCCCGGATGTGATGGGGGTGACCGGCGGCGCCTCGTTCGGCGCGGTGGTGATGCTGGCCGCGGGCGCCTCGCAGGCGCTGATGCCGCTGGCCGCACTCGGCGGCGGGCTGCTCGCCGCCGTACTGCTGGGGCTGCTCGGCTGGCGCTCGGGCACCAGCGTGACCCGGCTGGTGCTGGTGGGCCTCGCCGTCCAGGCCGGACTGACCGCCGCGGTGAACTTCATGGTCGTCCGCTTCCCCACCGAACTGGCGGGCTCCGCCCTCCAGTGGACCACCGGCTCGGTGTACGGGCGCACTTGGACCGAGGTGTGGGCCGCGGGGGGCGCGGTCGCCGTGGCGCTGGTCGCCGCCTTCGCCCTGCACCGGCGGCTGGCCGTCCTGGACCTGGGCGACGACTCGGCCGGCGCGCTCGGCCTGAACACCGACGCCGCCCGACTCCAGGTCCTGGTGACCGCGGTCGTGCTGGCCTCGGTCGCCGCCGCGCTCGCCGGCCCGGTCGCCTTCGTCGCACTGGCCGTACCGCACCTGGTGCGGTTCCTGGCCGGCCCGCCCACCCCCGGCACGCTGGCCCTGTCCGGCCTCGCCGGCGCCGCACTGCTGCTCGCCTCCGACCTGGTGGCGCAGCATCTGCTGCCGATCAGCGGCCTGCCGGTCGGGGTGGTCACGGCCACCCTGGGCGCGCCCTGGCTGCTGGTGCTGATGATCCGACAGAGCAGTTCCCTGAACAGGAGTGTCCGATGA
- a CDS encoding ABC transporter ATP-binding protein, translating into MSAPGNQLSAHGLDLRYGDRLIVGGLDLVLPGGAVTAVVGPNACGKSTLLRGLTRLLAPAAGTVMLDGSDIHRMSARALALRMGLLPQQPVTPDAITVEALVRLGRYPHQKLLSPWSAADQRAVDEALERTGTTALRDQPVDRLSGGQRQRAWIALALAQDTDLLLLDEPTTFLDLRHQLDVLDLVAELHAEAGRTVVMVLHDLGQAARYADHLVVLKAGRLAAAGAPADVLDAELVRSVFDVDCRVIPDPETGTPLVIPKATTKRTANASG; encoded by the coding sequence GTGTCCGCTCCCGGTAACCAGCTCTCCGCGCACGGACTCGATCTGCGTTACGGCGACCGGCTGATCGTCGGCGGGCTCGACCTGGTACTGCCCGGCGGCGCCGTCACCGCCGTCGTGGGCCCCAACGCCTGTGGGAAGTCCACCCTGTTGCGTGGGCTGACCCGGCTGCTGGCCCCCGCCGCCGGCACCGTCATGCTGGACGGCTCGGACATCCACCGCATGTCGGCGCGGGCGCTGGCACTGCGGATGGGACTGCTCCCCCAGCAGCCGGTCACCCCGGACGCGATCACCGTCGAGGCACTCGTACGGCTGGGCCGCTACCCGCACCAGAAGCTGCTGAGCCCCTGGTCGGCGGCCGACCAGCGGGCCGTGGACGAGGCCCTGGAACGCACCGGGACCACCGCGCTGCGCGACCAGCCCGTCGACCGCCTCTCCGGCGGTCAGCGGCAGCGCGCCTGGATCGCCCTGGCACTGGCCCAGGACACCGATCTGCTGCTGCTCGACGAGCCCACCACCTTCCTGGACCTACGGCACCAGCTCGATGTCCTCGACCTGGTCGCCGAGTTGCACGCCGAGGCGGGCCGCACCGTGGTGATGGTGCTGCACGACCTCGGGCAGGCGGCCCGCTACGCCGATCACCTGGTGGTCCTCAAGGCCGGCCGCCTGGCGGCAGCCGGCGCCCCGGCGGACGTCCTCGACGCCGAGCTGGTCAGGTCCGTCTTCGACGTGGACTGCCGGGTCATCCCCGACCCCGAGACCGGCACCCCCCTGGTCATCCCCAAAGCCACCACCAAACGCACCGCCAACGCGTCCGGCTGA
- a CDS encoding FecCD family ABC transporter permease, translating to MTQPSATSAAASGPHAAARTWRRIPLFAVGLCALAVCAALSLALGTRSVPLSTVLDALTGTAHGRDALVVTGLRVPRTLIGLAVGAALGVAGAVVQGITRNPLASPTTLGINAGAGFAVVIAIYALHLNQPAEYLWFAFAGAAAAALFAQALARRAGDLDPVRLALGGTVLQLVLTSWTSTVMLASKRSLDEARFWLAGSLAERPLSVLWPVLPPLLIGLVVALAVTPALNTLALGDDTAQALGVPVSRIRLAGGLAVVLLAASAVAVSGLLSFIGLAAPHLVRQTFRTSDHRIVIPGCLIAGPLLVLAADILGRLVIRPSELQVGIISAFLGAPLLALLARKVAR from the coding sequence ATGACCCAACCATCTGCCACGTCAGCCGCCGCGTCGGGCCCGCACGCCGCCGCACGGACCTGGCGGCGCATCCCGCTCTTCGCGGTCGGACTGTGCGCGCTCGCGGTCTGTGCGGCGCTGAGCCTCGCGCTGGGCACCCGTTCCGTACCGCTGTCCACCGTCCTCGACGCCCTGACCGGCACCGCACACGGGCGCGACGCCCTCGTGGTGACGGGACTTCGGGTGCCGCGGACCCTCATCGGCCTCGCGGTCGGCGCGGCGCTCGGCGTCGCCGGGGCCGTCGTCCAGGGCATCACCCGTAACCCGCTCGCCTCGCCCACCACCCTCGGCATCAACGCCGGCGCCGGCTTCGCCGTGGTCATCGCCATCTACGCGCTGCATCTGAACCAGCCCGCCGAATACCTCTGGTTCGCCTTCGCCGGCGCCGCGGCCGCCGCCCTGTTCGCCCAGGCGCTGGCCCGCCGGGCCGGCGACCTCGACCCCGTACGGCTCGCGCTGGGCGGCACCGTCCTCCAACTCGTCCTGACATCCTGGACATCGACGGTCATGCTGGCCAGCAAGCGCTCGCTGGACGAGGCCCGGTTCTGGCTCGCCGGTTCACTGGCCGAACGTCCTCTGTCGGTGCTCTGGCCGGTCCTCCCTCCGCTGCTGATCGGGCTGGTCGTCGCCCTGGCCGTCACCCCGGCGCTCAACACCCTGGCGCTGGGCGACGATACGGCGCAGGCGCTCGGGGTACCGGTCTCCCGCATCCGCCTGGCCGGCGGCCTCGCCGTCGTCCTGCTCGCCGCCTCGGCAGTCGCCGTCTCCGGCCTGCTGTCCTTCATCGGCCTGGCCGCACCGCATCTCGTACGGCAGACGTTCCGCACCTCCGACCACCGGATCGTGATCCCCGGCTGCCTGATCGCCGGACCGCTGCTGGTGCTCGCCGCCGACATCCTCGGACGGCTCGTCATCCGGCCGTCGGAGCTCCAGGTCGGCATCATCAGCGCGTTCCTCGGCGCCCCGCTGCTGGCTCTGCTGGCCCGGAAGGTGGCCCGATGA